The proteins below come from a single Epinephelus moara isolate mb chromosome 19, YSFRI_EMoa_1.0, whole genome shotgun sequence genomic window:
- the LOC126406348 gene encoding G-protein coupled receptor 4-like — MEDLHINNTSQDNSDYHSNIIFGYNDYRVEAGFIIKVFTCIFISIGLPLTLMAIYALYSQVRNDHVAPIDIINLLILDLIQFCCMIVEVVQPEDSTTDTIFTLIYIYSLGASVGFMVCVALERYLVIACPLWYHFRRTIKISVLVCVVVWVLPALCLLSVSFCSNYRIKDIIFIVFLLLPLPLLIFFLCGTLRALSATISVPSDEKRRIVGMLILVLLIYTLLFLSLIIWLLRKGDKMNTFLTEMSFTLIKLSPLADLVLYVFMRKGAIDRVLAAVCCCRMDSNETRTTAVSVVTTHPQSASSRQRQRDTETEIEEETEEM, encoded by the exons ATGGAAGATTTACACATTAACAACACTTCACAGGACAACAGCGACTACCACAGCAACATCATCTTTGGCTACAATGATTACCGTGTAGAAGCAGGATTCATTATTAAAGTCTTTACATGCATATTCATAAGTATCGGCCTTCCTTTAACGCTCATGGCCATCTACGCTCTTTATTCGCAG GTGAGAAATGATCATGTTGCTCCAATCGACATCATCAACCTTCTCATTTTGGACCTTATTCAGTTCTGCTGCATGATCGTTGAGGTGGTGCAACCTGAGGATTCAACAACAGACACTATCTTCACTCTAATTTACATCTATAGTCTGGGGGCCAGTGTTGGCTTCATGGTGTGTGTCGCCCTGGAAAg GTATTTGGTCATCGCCTGCCCACTGTGGTACCACTTCAGACGAACCATCAAGATCTCTGTGCTGGTCTGTGTCGTGGTCTGGGTCCTTCCTGCTCTTTGTCTCCTCAGTGTCTCTTTTTGCTCTAATTATCGTATTAAAGACATCATCTTCATCGTCTTTTTACTCCTTCCCCTCCCACTGCTCATATTCTTCCTGTGTGGGACCCTCAGAGCTCTGTCTGCCACCATCTCGGTCCCATCTGACGAAAAACGACGAATTGTAGGAATGTTGATCCTGGTGCTGCTGATTTACACGCTGCTGTTTCTTTCCCTCATCATTTGGTTACTGAGAAAGGGAGATAAAATGAACACCTTCCTCACTGAAATGTCTTTCACTTTAATTAAGTTGAGTCCTCTTGCAGATTTAGTTCTGTATGTTTTCATGAGGAAAGGTGCCATAGACAGGGTCTTGGCCGCTGTGTGTTGTTGCAGAATGGACAGCAATGAAACCAGGACTACGGCAGTATCAGTGGTGACAACACATCCACAGTCAGCTTCAAGtaggcagagacagagggacacagagacagagatagaggaGGAAACAGAAGAAATGTAG